A portion of the Plasmodium gaboni strain SY75 chromosome 5, whole genome shotgun sequence genome contains these proteins:
- a CDS encoding hypothetical protein (conserved Plasmodium protein, unknown function): MPRNNEDIDCELNLIEKKINIYHVDYVTFEECLRTNSSKGFDYNFDNFVHLVCKIKNVRKHGKALFFCDTISQDLNKEKENKFFYGNQILKSDDNIYLLRNIFDENIANVEHNIQLVISKNFYINEDIFKLYEEYLLKNEKSKVYDKNNPYDNKMYFNISKETISYSINMYKRFHNYLNQDENHLLQEEEKKKKICLDSEQIPMILINEYVQYEILNKIIKPDSLVYIIGLPVLTNTNEKSLIVFSSYLLRVNYEYFNINEVFKLFEQKYFSMGTLCRSLRVNEHYIHRIYNNEIEKKKRFLLNIVYRNKDYESISNQKMNNFEIFIIKIIDIIPKCFKIYASDFTLHRKKEEKNVLFNNLNMKCIFNQDLCIENYANHDVIEWKEEEEDDNERDYKSDDKSNDKSDVVVKNINNTEQNKGGKNMKKKQNKKKKKKKDMLSYMNNKKVPQINWMLNHIHNMFNEIKNIDTNDDKEKYKFNCEYIISSINILINKYIECNTTLYENYLEFLDLFIEQNAGYVSKVNREKVKIYIEKYKKKRTNSFENSYWKDVEFYNINDLYFNDSKYVELEENKNVIYINGKEKNEDTNSTNYYDKYNNNNLDEKKDDYISYNNIIEDTFNNNDNISSKDIIYNDHNILNHINNTTAPKKKITTTINNNSNDNCNSNNMNSSNVTYDYCILDVGGGKGDLGIYISLAFPNVLVIILDININSLFSCFVKLYCNKIKNVLIINESILNFDFKKYKINMVVGLHCCGGLTDYTIKKCMDERIPFLICSCCYTKYKDLRKHIFDFKNDIIINEMNNYIYNKDNYHYMNYISSSICTESNICNMNKSNDKTCQNENLNNMVNLKKIDCLYEQEYDGNDNLIQNGHAIKNYDNNKSHENDKNDIISIYCDKDEYNINSEHIKNNCGVISNETKKYDKYEKKILRRTIPNIYSFMNLLSKLCESENVAISYKCMHFYNNLRFKILQALFNKSKKGDENDKTVNVFAKEGINLSLHSFPVSYSPKNIVLKGYFM, encoded by the exons atgcccaggaataatgaagatataGATTGTgaattaaatttaatagagaaaaaaattaatatataccATGTAGATTATGTTACTTTTGAAGAATGCCTAAGAACTAATAGTTCTAAAGGGTTCgattataattttgataattttgttcatttagtatgtaaaataaaaaatgttagGAAACATGGGAAGgcattatttttttgtgaCACTATTTCACAAGACCTgaataaagaaaaagagaataaatttttttatggaaatcaaattttaaaaagtgatgataatatatatttacttagaaatatatttgatgaaaatatagCAAATGTAGAACATAACATTCAATTGGTAATTAGTAAAaacttttatattaatgaggatatatttaaattatatgaagaatatttattaaaaaatgaaaagtCAAAAGTGTATGATAAGAATAATCcatatgataataaaatgtattttAATATTAGTAAGGAAACTATTTCTTATTCTATTAACATGTATAAAAGatttcataattatttaaatcaAGATGAAAATCATCTATTAcaagaagaagaaaagaaaaagaaaatatgtCTAGATAGTGAGCAGATACCTATGATATTAATTAATGAATATGTGCAATATGAAAttttgaataaaataattaaacCTGATTCGTTGGTTTATATTATTGGATTGCCAGTATTGACTAATACGAATGAAAAATCGTTAATAgttttttcttcttatttGTTAAGG GTAAATTATGAATACTTTAATATCAATGAAGTGTTCAAATTGTTTGAgcaaaaatatttttcgATGGGAACCTTATGTAGAAGTTTACGCGTAAATGAACATTATATTCATCGTATTTATAACAACGAAATtgagaagaaaaaaagatttttattaaatattgTTTATAGGAATAAAGATTATGAAAGTATATCAAACCAgaaaatgaataattttgaaatattcatcataaaaattattgatataatacccaaatgttttaaaatatatgcTAGTGATTTTACGCTACATAGGAAGaaagaagaaaagaatgtactttttaataatttaaatatgaaatgtatatttaatcAAGATTTGTGCATAGAAAATTATGCAAACCATGACGTTATTGAATGGAAAGAAGAAGAGGAAGACGATAATGAAAGGGATTATAAAAGTGATGATAAAAGTAATGATAAAAGTGATGTTGTAGTgaaaaacataaataatacagaacaaaataaaggaggaaaaaatatgaagaagaagcagaataagaaaaaaaagaaaaaaaaagatatgttgtcttatatgaataataagAAGGTTCCACAGATAAATTGGATGCTGAATCATATACACAATATGTTTAATgaaataaagaatatagatacaaatgatgataaagaaaaatataaatttaactgtgaatatattatatcatctattaatattctgataaacaaatatattgaGTGTAATACTACACTTTATGAGAATTATCTGGAATTTTTGGATTTGTTTATAGAACAAAATGCAGGTTATGTTAGTAAGGTAAATAGAGAAAAGgttaaaatttatattgaGAAGTATAAGAAGAAGAGAACAAATTCTTTTGAGAATTCTTACTGGAAAGATGTtgaattttataatatcaatgatttatatttcaatGATTCTAAGTATGTAGAGTTGGAAGAAAATAAgaatgtaatatatataaatggTAAGGAAAAGAATGAAGATACCAATAGTActaattattatgataagtataataataataatttagatgagaaaaaagatgattatatttcttataataatattattgaaGATACctttaataataatgataatatatcatcaaaggatataatatataatgacCACAATATATTGAACCATATAAACAATACAACAGcaccaaaaaaaaagattaCTACTacaattaataataatagtaatgATAATTGTAATAGTAACAATATGAATAGTTCTAATGTAACATATGATTATTGTATTTTAGACGTTGGAGGAGGCAAAGGTGATTTAGGTATATACATTTCTTTAGCTTTTCCAAATGTAttagtaataatattagatattaatataaattccTTATTTAGTTGTTTTGTGAAATTATAttgtaataaaattaaaaacgtattaataataaatgaatcCATATTAAATTTCgattttaaaaaatataaaattaatatgGTAGTAGGATTGCACTGTTGTGGAGGCTTAACTGATTATACGATAAAAAAGTGTATGGATGAAAGAATAccttttttaatatgttcATGTTGctatacaaaatataaagacttaagaaaacatatatttgattttaaaaatgatataataataaatgaaatgaataattatatatataataaggataattatcattatatgaattatattaGTAGTAGTATTTGTACGGAAAgtaatatatgtaatatgAATAAGTCTAATGACAAAACATGTCAAAATGAAAATCTTAATAATATGgttaatttaaaaaagattGATTGTTTATATGAACAAGAATATGATGgtaatgataatttaataCAAAATGGACATgctataaaaaattatgataataataaatcacatgaaaatgataaaaatgatataatatctATTTATTGTGATAAagatgaatataatattaatagtgaacatataaaaaataattgtGGAGTTATAAGTAATGAAAccaaaaaatatgataaatatgaaaaaaaaattttaagaAGAACTATACcgaatatatattcctttatGAATTTATTATCTAAATTGTGTGAGAGTGAAAATGTAGCTATATCCTATAAATGTATGCacttttataataatttaagaTTCAAAATTTTACAAGCATTGtttaataaatcaaaaaaaggtgatgaaaatgataaaacTGTTAATGTATTTGCAAAAGAGGGTATAAACTTATCTTTGCATTCATTTCCAGTTTCATATTCTccaaaaaatattgtacTTAAAGGATATTTTATgtga
- a CDS encoding CPW-WPC family protein, translated as MDKFFFFFFFLFFYFEISFCENDKKEELFSDNELQNIGGSAGDIISSSSRAPLSKGSDNVPPNVDIAGDLLKVMKHIPPPDVELNEDEFIDPEIVCERDYDKPCPNDYNYLGSVHTDDDEICAPSSTYEGPCSGEELNIKNMSEKRKEKWSIKCETYWPCKRCVRNYTSFCPEKWYKVKGTMRSCKPLDDYTGPCIFEMNFSGYNKRMLEDWSLKCKAWWKCDHTMISYECPDMDVPITEAATRWRLKKNYH; from the exons ATGgataaattttttttttttttttttttccttttcttcTATTTTGAGATAAGCTTTTGTGAAAATGATAAA AAAGAGGAGCTTTTTTCTGACAATGAACTACAAAATATAGGTGGAAGTGCAG GTGATATTATTTCAAGTTCATCAAGAGCTCCATTGTCAAAAGGTTCTGACAACGTTCCCCCTAATGTGGATATAGCAGGAGAT tTATTAAAAGTAATGAAGCATATTCCTCCACCAGATGTAGAGT tAAATGAGGATGAGTTCATTGATCCTGAAATTGTTTGTGAACGAGACTATGACAAACCTTGTCCTAAT gattataattatcttGGCTCTGTTCATACTGATGATGATGAGATATGTGCTCCATCATCAACATATGAGG GACCTTGTAGTGGTGAAGAgttaaatataaaaaatatgtctgaaaaaagaaaagaaaaatggTCTATTAAATGTGAAACATATTGGCCATGCAAAAGATGTGTGAGAAATTATACATCCTTTTGTCCAg aaaaatggTACAAGGTTAAAGGTACAATGAGGTCATGCAAACCGCTAGATGATTATACGGGCCCCTGTATATTTGAGATGAACTTCTCTGgttataataaaagaatgTTAGAAGATTGGAGTTTGAAATGTAAAGCCTGGTg GAAATGTGATCATACTATGATATCTTATGAATGTCCTGATATGGATGTACCAATTACAGAGGCCGCTACAAG GTGGAGGttgaagaaaaattatcattga